The sequence AGCACGCGGCCGGTCGGGAGGTCGCTCCCGGGCCGCTCGTCGGCGGTCCTCCCGCGGGCGTCCGCGAGCGCGGCCCGCGGCGGCCGGTCGGCCAGCCGCTCGCGGGCGGCGGCGAAGCCGGTCGCCGACGCGACGGCGTCCAGACAGCGCCCGGGGTCCTCGTAGACGGGGACCGACTCCCGAAGTCGGGCGTACGGCGGCGTTTCCGTCGGATCGTCGGGCTCCTTGCGGCCGGTCCAGAGCACGTAGACGGGGTCGTCGGCCCGCTCGACGACCGATTCGAGGTCGGCGGCGATGGTCTCGGCTCGCTCGTCGACGCCGGGGAGGCCGATCGCGAAGACGTAGGCGTCGAAGGCGTCGTCGGCCAGGACGGCGTCGGCTATCTCGGGCAGTACTTCCGCGCCGTACCCCCGGATGTCGGCGGGGTTGTGGAACTCGCCGTAGGTCAGTAGTTCCTCGATGTCCAGCAGCGCCTCCTCCGTCTCGCCGTCGATGTCCGGGAGCGCGAGGTCGCGCTCGGCGGCCATATCGGCGAGCAGGCTCGCGAGCCCGCCGCTGGTCGAGGCGACGCAGATGCGGTCGCCGTCGGGGGCGTCGTAGGCGGCGTGGGCGTTCGCGCGGGCGAGCAGGTCGGGGATGTCCGGGACGCGCTCGACGCCGGTCTGGTCGAAGGCGGCCGCCCAGGCGTCGTCGCTGCCGGTCAGCGAACCGGTGTGCGAGAGCGTCGCTTCCTCGGCGAGGTCGGACTGGCCGATCTTCACCGTCAGCACCGGCGTCCCCGACCGGACGGCCCGCTCGGCGACGCGCATGAACCGCTCGGGGTCGTCGATCCCCTCGACGTAGGCGCAGACTACCTCGACCGACGGCTGCTCGGCGAGGTAGGCCACGTAGTCGGTCAGCGACAGGTCCGTCTCGTTGCCCGTCGAGACGATGTGGCTGAAGTGCAGGTCCCGGTCGGCCGCCCGCTCGAAGAAGGTCGTGAACGCGAGGGCGCCGGACTGGCTCACGAGCCCGATCCCGCCGGGCTCGGGCTCGCGGGAGCACGTCGAGGTGAGCGTCGCGCCCCGCGAGGCCATCACGCCGATGCAGTTCGGCCCGACGACCCGGATCCCCGCCTCGGCGGCCGTCTCCGCGAGCTGCGCCTCCAGTTCGGCCCCCTCGTCGTCGGCCTCGCCGAAGCCAGCGGTCAGCACCAGCGCGACGGGGACGCCCCGTTCGCCGGCCGTCCCGACCACGTCGACGACGTACTCCCGCGGGACGCTCACGACCGCGAGGTCGACCGTCTCGGGTACGTCCGCGATGTCGTCGTAACATTTCCGGCCCCACACCTCGTCGCGGCCGGGATTGACGGGGTACAGCGTCCCGTCGAAGCCGTACTCGAGGAGGTTCTCGACGAGGTTGCCCGAGTAGAACGAATCGGGGCTCGCCCCGACGACCGCCACCGACCCGGGGTCGAACAGCGCGTCCAGGTCCGGCGCGGCGACCGCGCCGCCGCGCGCGCCGGCGCCGTCCGCGCTTCCGCGGCCCGTCTCGGGGCCGTTCGCTCCGTTGTCTGTCATACCACCGTTCCCTTCCGCGAACAGCCGCCTGAAGGTGCTCCCGGTCGGGGTTCGATGTGCATCGGCCATTAAGTGGGGGCCGGCGAAACGTCACGGCGCCTTTTGTGGGGATCCGTCGTAGGCCGGCGCATGTCACGCGAGATCGCGCCCGGCGTCCACTGGATCTACGAAGCCGGGCCGGACCGGACCGCGTCGTGGGACCTCGGCGAACGCGACCCGTCGTGGTACGAGCCGGGGCGGGCGGCATACGTCCCGCAGTGTGCGTACCTGGTCGACGGCGGCGACGAGACGTTGCTGTTCGACACGCTGTCGCCGGCCAGCACCGGGCACGTCCTGGAGGCGGTCGACGACCTCGTCGGGGACCGCGGGCTGGACTACCTCGTCGTCTCGCACCCGGACGTGCCACACGCGGGCAACACCGCCGCGATCCTGGAGGCACACCCGGAGGCGACGCTCGTCGCGCCCGGCTACGGCAACGACCACGAGCTCTACCGCCTGGCCGACGGCATCCACGTCACGGAGGGCGACGAACTCGACCTGGGCGACCGGACGGTCGAGTTCCACGAGGCGACGTTCCTCGACGCGCCGGTCTCGGTGTGGATGACCGAGCGGGAGACTG comes from Halosimplex halophilum and encodes:
- a CDS encoding acetate--CoA ligase family protein, with the protein product MTDNGANGPETGRGSADGAGARGGAVAAPDLDALFDPGSVAVVGASPDSFYSGNLVENLLEYGFDGTLYPVNPGRDEVWGRKCYDDIADVPETVDLAVVSVPREYVVDVVGTAGERGVPVALVLTAGFGEADDEGAELEAQLAETAAEAGIRVVGPNCIGVMASRGATLTSTCSREPEPGGIGLVSQSGALAFTTFFERAADRDLHFSHIVSTGNETDLSLTDYVAYLAEQPSVEVVCAYVEGIDDPERFMRVAERAVRSGTPVLTVKIGQSDLAEEATLSHTGSLTGSDDAWAAAFDQTGVERVPDIPDLLARANAHAAYDAPDGDRICVASTSGGLASLLADMAAERDLALPDIDGETEEALLDIEELLTYGEFHNPADIRGYGAEVLPEIADAVLADDAFDAYVFAIGLPGVDERAETIAADLESVVERADDPVYVLWTGRKEPDDPTETPPYARLRESVPVYEDPGRCLDAVASATGFAAARERLADRPPRAALADARGRTADERPGSDLPTGRVLTWTEAEPLLSAFDVPTVETRVATDADAAAAAAVELDRPVAMKVDSPALPHRTDAGAVELGVESPEAARDAYRAVRAAARERVADDDIAGVLVQPMVAEGVESLVGVAPGDVFDSLVTVGPGGVLVEALDESATLVPPFSRADARRAVEATALADLLTDRRGGDPLPVEPVVDLLVNVGDLAASVDAVAELDLNPVVVTEDGPVAVDALVRTSD
- a CDS encoding oxygen-binding di-iron domain-containing protein; translated protein: MSREIAPGVHWIYEAGPDRTASWDLGERDPSWYEPGRAAYVPQCAYLVDGGDETLLFDTLSPASTGHVLEAVDDLVGDRGLDYLVVSHPDVPHAGNTAAILEAHPEATLVAPGYGNDHELYRLADGIHVTEGDELDLGDRTVEFHEATFLDAPVSVWMTERETETLFPVDWMGFVHREDEALSFVDELDGEFDRDRLVEFHGRVLFWYQYVDVERTNAEIDNLVEKFDPEIVAPAHGLVIREDATDYMELMKEVTRTVDERGRIGTLG